In Babesia microti strain RI chromosome IV, complete genome, the sequence CCTTTCCAAGGCTTcttttattttaatattttcactTACACTAAATTGTATTGTTTTTACCAGTCATATAATTCAAGTGTTTTAGATTCTACTTTGATTTTCcataaaattttccaaaaaatagTATCATTTTCAACTCTAGTGGTGTTTTCCCTTGACATTTTAAAGAATCTTGGCAGTGTTCTGAGTATAATATTGCGATTTGCACATGCCTTTAAGAGATTTTTTGGGGGATTCATGGTTTCAAGGTGGGATAAACTTGATCTTGCTGCAGATTCAGCTGCTACAGACATTCTTTCTAAAAATCTATAGTCTTGAACTAATGTGTCTTCATTCATTTGCAACAATGGTATGAAATCAAACGTTTTACAGCCCTTTTTACAACTAATTTTGTGCTCCTTTGAGCATCTTAATGAACATAAAGATGAAGCACATCTGGGACATCTATACACATAAGGCTTGCCGCACTTGCAGTGACCGTGCCTGCCACCCACATTTGACATCACACTGAAATTATAGTGTCTGGTTGTAGGTCCGACTGATATACTTTTCAGTTAAGACTCGTCTAATAGCATCATTTGTAAGCGTAtaagaaatattttctGACATATTTCCCCCAGTTTCTTTTATAATTCGTATTACACCTTCCATTTCCAAACtttccaatatatttggtTCAACAGATTCTGATGAAAAATTTCCAGTGGATTTTACTATAGAAAGAGCCCCTTTTAGAAGATCTTCTggtaaattatcaactattTTAATTGCTTCTGTCCACATTGACTCTATTATGGGAGCTGTATCGAGAGATTCATCTAAAACAATACCTCCATATTcttcaatatttaacatcAAATCGTCGCCATTAATAGATTCTAAATCTTCCTCTGAAAATTCATCTCCGGAAGCTATAGATACACTAAAATCTGAGTCAGAGTCAGAATCGGACGAAGATTCATCGTCACACATTCCATTATCACTATCCTTCGAATGATCATTGCCATTTTCACTTCTATTAGAATAATTCATTCCTTCCCACTTGATAATTCCTTTTGTTATCAAAAGTTTAATAGTTTGGGATAAGTATCTGCTAGCTCCTCCAGTAATTCTGTATACATATTCTGATAATAAATCTATATTAGCGGAGTCTATGGGCTGACGTAAAATATGTGCGGTCAAATTTCTAGATTCCTCCCGTGAAAGTGTCCCTATAACGCTAGTTGGCACATTTTTAATACGTTTTGTCCCTAAAGTGAGAATAGCGACCTTTTTGATTCTATTGCTATCCGACAAAACAACTTTAATCATATCTTCAAGCATTGGATCATCTTTAAATGCTTCAACTATAATAACGATCCCTGCTGaaccaaataattttgcataacccctaaatatttcaattagAACTTCATAAGGCGATCCCCAAACTTTTCTGGCACTTTCTAAATCTAGACCAAAAGAAAACCTCTTTAACATAGTAGTATCcttatcaaaaaatgatgaatcAAATAATGCTCCCAATTTGGAATGGAATCTAGGTGCTAATAGTTGTTTTGcagttgatattttatctgtagataatattttatctattaATCCTTTCCAATTGCCGTTTTCAACCCTTAGGGCCATCCAGTTTTTAGTTCCAAAATAGTAAGtggataataatatagctTCTACAAGTCCTTCACCTTTAGTtgctaaaatatttttaattcctccttttaatattaatggATCTAAAATTTTACTAATATTTTGTCTAAACGGCCAATTTttccaattaattaatttccCAACGAAATTAGgaatataatttgtcatttttgtctttttaaataaaatttgagaATTTAA encodes:
- a CDS encoding conserved Plasmodium protein, unknown function (overlaps_old_locusTagID:BBM_III07615), whose product is MSNVGGRHGHCKCGKPYVYRCPRCASSLCSLRCSKEHKISCKKGCKTFDFIPLLQMNEDTLVQDYRFLERMSVAAESAARSSLSHLETMNPPKNLLKACANRNIILRTLPRFFKMSRENTTRVENDTIFWKILWKIKVESKTLELYDCVSENIKIKEALERVLIKGSLEPEKVYSVFLSIANMNEIEGNYEIEQFKCELDSSLGDILKGKCIIEHPCLMAFFDENR